A genomic region of Colletotrichum destructivum chromosome 1, complete sequence contains the following coding sequences:
- a CDS encoding Putative adenosine kinase, carbohydrate/purine kinase, PfkB, carbohydrate kinase PfkB, ribokinase — MFTCQRVTASRCLTQHCTTANSLNATATRTFATRRPTIPAPVLSSPASAHVPPQQSSRSAVAGPAATAVAQGQARFSHHPTSSKFGNPTIIPLHPLPSSKTVRRGAKYKIFESSHNLRPFHTSSIHPIIPQLNKMASQDFRLLCLENPLLDIQAVGDEALLAKYGLKANDAILAEEKHLGIYEDLLNNFDAKLIAGGAAQNTARGAQYILPPNSVVYLGGVGDDKYASILHDAVKTAGLRVEYRVDPKIATGRCAVVITGHNRSMCTDLGAANHYDLEHLTRPDVWKLVEGAQAYYIGGYHFTVCPAAIQKLAEEAAKNNKVFAVSLSAPFIPQFFKDPLDASAPYWDYIIGNETEAAAYAESHNVGTTDLKEIAKHLANLPKENKQRKRVAIITQGTDPTLVAVQGEDSVKEYPVKPIAKEQINDTNGAGDAFAGGLMAGLVDGKSLDESIDMGQWLAKLSIQELGPS, encoded by the exons ATGTTCACTTGCCAGAGAGTCACCGCCTCAAGGTGTCTCACCCAACACTGCACGACCGCCAATTCACTCAATGCGACAGCAACAAGAACCTTTGCAACTCGCCGCCCCACTATCCCTGCCCCTGTCCTCTCATCACCAGCATCAGCACACGTCCCTCCACAGCAGAGTTCTCGCTCTGCCGTTGCTGGCCCTGCTGCCACTGCCGTtgctcaaggccaagcacGTTTCTCCCACCACCCCACCTCCTCGAAGTTCGGCAACCCCACCATTatccccctccaccccctcccctcgtccAAAACTGTCCGAAGGGGCGCCAAATACAAAATCTTTGAAAGCTCCCACAACCTCCGCCCCTTCCACACTTCCTCTATACACCCTATAATACCTCAATTGAACAAAATGGCGTCTCAGGATTTCCGTCTTCTATGCCTCGAGAACCCTCTGCTTG ACATTCAAGcagtcggcgacgaggctcTCCTCGCCAAGTACGGCCTCAAGGCTAAtgacgccatcctcgccgaggagaagcacCTCGGCATCTACGAGGACCTCCTCAACAACTTTGACGCTAagctcatcgccggcggcgccgcccagaaCACGGCCCGCGGTGCCCAGTACATCCTCCCGCCCAACTCGGTCGTCTACCTCGGAggtgtcggcgacgacaagtATGCCTCCATTCTCCATGATGCCGTCAAGACGGCCGGCCTCCGCGTCGAGTACCGCGTCGACCCTAAGATTGCCACCGGCCGCTGtgccgtcgtcatcaccgGCCACAACCGCTCCATGTGCaccgacctcggcgccgctAACCACTACGACCTCGAGCACCTGACTCGCCCGGACGTCTGGAAGCTCGTGGAAGGCGCCCAGGCCTACTACATTGGCGGCTACCACTTCACCGTCTGCCCTGCCGCCATCCAGAAGCTCGCCGAagaggccgccaagaacaATAAGGTCTTCGCTGTTAGCCTGTCGGCCCCCTTCATCCCCCAGTTCTTCAAGGACCCACTTGACGCCAGTGCCCCCTACTGGGACTACATCATCGGCaacgagaccgaggccgccgctTACGCCGAGTCCCACAATGTCGGCACCACCGACCTCAAGGAGATCGCCAAGCACCTCGCCAACCTGCCCAAGGAAAACAAGCAGCGCAAGCGCGTTGCCATTATCACCCAGGGAACCGACCCCACCCTGGTCGCCGTCCAGGGCGAGGACAGTGTCAAGGAGTACCCCGTCAAACCCATCGCCAAGGAGCAGATCAATGACACCAACGGAGCTGGTGATGCCTTTGCTGGCGGTCTGATGGCTGGTCTTGTTGATGGCAAGTCGCTCGACGAGTCTATCGACATGGGCCAGTGGCTGGCTAAGCTGAGCATTCAGGAGCTTGGCCCTTCGTAA
- a CDS encoding Putative large ribosomal subunit protein uL2, with protein sequence MGRVIRNQRRGRGSIFTANTRLNKAPAKFRNLDYAERHGYLRGIVKDIIHDPGRGAPLAQVVFRDPYKFKQHTETFIANEGMYTGQFIYAGKKAALTVGNVLPLGSMPEGTVVSNVETKIGDRGTLGRTSGNYITIVGHNPDEGKTRIKLPSGAKKVVHSESRGMIGIVAGGGRTDKPLLKASRAKHKFAVKRGANWPRTRGVAMNPVDHPHGGGNHQHIGKASTISRYAVQGQKAGLIAARRTGLLRGTQKTKE encoded by the exons ATGGGTCGCGTT ATCCGTAACCAGAGAAGGGGCCGTGGCTCTATCTTCACGGCCAACACCCGCCTGAACAAG GCCCCCGCGAAGTTCCGCAACCTCGACTATGCCGAGAGACACGGTTACCTCCGTGGTATCGTGAAGGATATCATCCACGACCCCGGCCGTGGCGCTCCCCTTGCTCAGGTCGTCTTCCGCGACCCGTACAAGTTCAAGCAGCACACCGAGACCTTCATCGCCAACGAGGGCATGTACACCGGCCAGTTCATCTACGCCGGCAAGAAGGCTGCCCTGACCGTCGGCAACGTTCTGCCCCTTGGCTCCATGCCCGAGGGTACTGTCGTCTCCAACGTCGAGACCAAGATCGGCGACCGTGGCACCCTGGGCCGCACCTCCGGCAACTACATCACCATTGTCGGCCACAACCCCGATGAGGGCAAGACCCGCATCAAGCTCCCCTCCGGCGCCAAGAAGGTCGTCCACTCTGAGTCCCGCGGCATGATCGGTATCGTtgccggcggtggccgtACCGACAAGCCTCTCCTGA AGGCTTCTCGCGCCAAGCACAAGTTCGCTGTCAAGCGTGGCGCCAACTGGCCCAGAACTCGTGGTGTTGCCATGAACCCCGTCGACCATCCCCACGGTGGTGGTAACCACCAGCACATCGGTAAGGCCTCGACCATCTCCCGCTACGCCGTCCAGGGACAGAAGGCCGGTCTTATTGCTGCGAGACGGACGGGTCTGCTGCGTGGTACCCAGAAGACGAAGGAATAA
- a CDS encoding Putative mitophagy receptor Atg43 yields the protein MASSVPIQVAETIQTAHINRTPSPNHDLNPSTAASEKEPVTLEPVLSHDDLDDDELDDYIPRSIVNPKQRSAKLPPMPDLRFEQSYLHSISKAETWGRVAWITVRDQVMMPLAQGVVYNLFLIGWHHWNRNAQVHGGTIGAKVRRWWYGVNNWQLPPQRGSSWRTKKEL from the exons ATGGCCTCCTCCGTGCCCATACAAGTCGCAGAGACGATACAGACCGCACACATCAACCGGACCCCGTCACCAAACCACGACCTCAATCCCTCCACAGCCGCCTCCGAAAAGGAGCCCGTGACATTAGAACCCGTCCTGTCGCACGATGacctcgacgatgatgagctCGACGACTACATCCCCCGCAGCATCGTGAACCCAAAGCAGCGGTCGGCGAAGCTCCCGCCCATGCCCGACCTGCGCTTTGAGCAGAGCTACCTGCACAGCATTTCCAAGGCCGAAACTTGGGGTCGGGTAGCGTGGATCACTGTCAGGGACCAG GTCATGATGCCGCTGGCTCAAGGGGTGGTTTACAACTTATTTCTCATCGGCTGGCACCATTGGAACAGAAACGCGCAGGTTCACGGCGGCACAATAGGCGCCAAGGTACGTAGGTGGTGGTATGGCGTGAACAATTggcagctgccgccgcaaAGGGGGTCAAGCTGGAGGACAAAGAAAGAACTGTAA
- a CDS encoding Putative ribosomal protein eL30-like superfamily gives MSDPQANEAEKNIEIWKVKKLIKRLEAARGNGTSMISLIIPPKDQISRAAKMLAEEYGTASNIKSRVNRQSVLSAITSTQQRLKLYNKVPPNGLVVYCGEILTSEGKERKVNIDFEPFKPINTSLYLCDNKFHTEALAELLESDQKFGFIIMDGNGALFGTLSGNTREVVHKFSVDLPKKHGRGGQSALRFARLREEKRHNYVRKVAELAVQNFITNDKPNVAGLILAGSADFKTDLNASDLFDNRLATKVIKVVDVSYGGENGFNQAIELSSETLGNVKFIQEKKLIGKYFEEISQDTGRVCYGIDDTLKALELGAVETLIVFENLEITRWKLKDSQGVEHLLHTTKQQEGGDRAIFMDKETGQEMEVVTQESFLEWIAEHYKDFGTNLEFVSDRSTEGNQFVKGFGGIGGILRYKVNFEQLADIDDDDEYYDD, from the exons ATGTCGGATCCCCAGGCaaacgaggccgagaagaac ATCGAGATATGGAAGGTCAAAAAGCTGATCaagcgcctcgaggccgctCGTGGTAACGGCACGTCCATGATCTCGCTCATTATTC CGCCCAAGGATCAGATTTCCCGAGCCGCCAAGATGTTGGCTGAAGAATAC GGAACGGCGTCAAACATCAAGTCTAGAGTCAACAGACAATCTGTGCTTTCGGCCATTACCTCCACCCAGCAACGTCTCAAGCTGTACAACAAGGTTCCTCCCAACGGCTTGGTCGTCTACTGCGGTGAAATCTTGACCTCGGAAGGCAAGGAGAGGAAAGTCAACATCGATTTCGAACCCTTCAAGCCCATCAACACGTCTCTCTACCTCTGTGACAACAAGTTCCATACCGAGGCTCTGGCTGAGCTGCTCGAGTCCGACCAGAAGTTTGGTTTCATTATTATGGACGGTAACGGAGCGCTATTCGGCACTCTTTCCGGAAACACTAGAGAAGTCGTCCACAAGTTCTCTGTTGATCTTCCCAAGAAGCACGGCCGTGGTGGTCAGTCCGCCCTTCGTTTCGCCCGTCTTCGTGAGGAGAAACGCCACAACTACGTCCGCAAGGTTGCAGAGTTGGCCGTCCAGAACTTCATCACCAATGACAAACCCAACGTCGCCGGTCTGATTTTGGCTGGTTCTGCCGATTTCAAGACTGACCTCAACGCCTCCGATCTATTCGACAACCGTCTGGCCACCAAGGTCATCAAAGTCGTTGACGTTTCCTACGGTGGCGAGAACGGTTTCAACCAGGCCATCGAACTGTCCTCCGAGACTCTCGGCAACGTCAAGTTCAtccaggagaagaagcttaTCGGAAAGTACTTTGAGGAGATCAGCCAGGACACTGGACGCGTCTGCTACGGTATCGACGACACTCTGAAGGCTCTGGAACTCGGTGCTGTTGAGACTCTCATCGTTTTCGAGAACTTGGAGATTACCCGCTGGAAGCTCAAGGACAgccagggcgtcgagcacCTTTTGCACACCACCAAGCAGCAGGAAGGGGGTGACCGCGCCATCTTTATGGACAAGGAGACCGGCCAAGAGATGGAAGTCGTTACCCAAGAATCTTTCCTCGAGTGGATTGCGGAGCACTACAAGGACTTTGGTACCAACCTCGAGTTCGTCTCGGACCGTTCTACCGAAGGAAACCAGTTCGTCAAGGGATTCGGCGGTATCGGTGGTATCCTCCGATACAAGGTGAACTTTGAGCAGTTGGCTGAtattgacgacgatgatgagtACTACGACG ATTGA
- a CDS encoding Putative HotDog domain superfamily protein — MRLLTLRPSNVLRRGYSSQHAASFLEARIAKILHSKKEIPDHLSPTPSHLLNVLFSDIFPSPTPSSCSDPSPPKHSTLQTPSHTLPQGHHLVYFPLQTPPSGLMPDGTDPDHCPGAPFTRRLWAGGEVRFRKDWEGDLRLDGRRVGCVESVDDVRAEKGRVWVELWRRYGAAAVSAVGCGDGPAIEERRTLAFLPAIDAPAPARRILKPPHKPTVSLALTPTQNLLTNFSALTYNAHAIHLDPAWAAQEGHPAPLVHGPLSLALMLAFLNRLGKGQSVRWYGYRNLAPLYRDREMTLCVREKGESGAEQKERKWDVWIEGDDGGMAVKGTATTVDL, encoded by the exons ATGAGACTACTCACTCTCCGACCCAGCAACGTCTTGCGTCGCGGCTACTCGTCTCAGCATGCCGCCTCTTTTCTCGAAGCGAGAATCGCTAAAATTCTACACTCCAAGAAGGAAATACCAGACCACCTctcaccgacgccatcgcATCTCCTCAATGTCTTGTTCTCAGATATTTTTCCCTCGCCCACGCCTTCGTCGTGCTCCGATCCCTCCCCGCCAAAACATTCCACACTACAAACCCCTAGTCACACACTCCCTCAGGGCCATCATCTAGTCTACTTTCCCCTACAAACCCCGCCGTCGGGGCTCATGCCGGACGGCACGGACCCGGACCACTGTCCCGGCGCCCCGTTCACGCGTCGTTTGTGGGCGGGCGGTGAAGTCCGGTTTCGCAAGGACTGGGAGGGCGATCTTCGTCTAGATGGGCGGCGGGTCGGATGTGTTGAGAGCGTGGATGACGTGAGGGCCGAGAAGGGGAGGGTTTGGGTCGAGCTCTGGCGGCGGTacggggcggcggcggtttcTGCCGTCGGGTGTGGAGATGGTCCTGCGATCGAAGAGAGGAGGACGTTGGCTTTTCTTCCGGCGATTGATGCTCCCGCCCCCGCGCGGCGAATCTTGAAGC CCCCCCATAAGCCGACGGTTTCTCTCGCGCTCACGCCAACGCAGAATCTGCTCACCAATTTCAGCGCCTTAACATATAACGCGCACGCGATTCACCTTGACCCGGCGTGGGCCGCGCAGGAGGGCCACCCGGCGCCGCTGGTACACGGCCCCCTTTCTCTGGCACTGATGCTCGCGTTCCTGAACAGGTTGGGCAAGGGGCAGAGTGTGCGGTGGTACGGGTACCGGAACCTGGCGCCGCTGTACCGCGACCGCGAGATGACGCTTTGCGTGCGAGAAAAGGGCGAGAGTGGGGCGGAGcagaaggagaggaagtgGGATGTTTGGATCGAAGGGGATGATGGGGGAATGGCGGTCAAGGGAACTGCTACAACTGTTGATTTGTAG
- a CDS encoding Putative BRCT domain-containing protein encodes MVRAIFRNLVIAAAGEFPSDCPSEQAAKEWAKLRQGRFSSVLDDSVTHLICTNEEFKNRQKNHRIKIAEKDKRKIHIINWDWYRFSCTHNKKLRERDFDFSATRAKEKEKFRKERELEQRARNSMKGEKWINPDLYHVCTDKSFFEYKIELFRTSEDEDGAHHEKYQLYLFESHAKPHLYWFGVKFLKKKDNGRWWPHASERTSPTPGNLQQQFQQFLKFFELKTSIRWWDRIIKAGTREKIFFNYSPPTRGKPVGGGMKGDMYDKCLKSNKGWFHRWADLFGDDLPADLQIEDAAKKILDDTIDESCAFLEAASLLGDEESVQASQETYGGNIPGASADSKVWDEPHENSVMDSDSKVHEYKGTL; translated from the exons ATGGTCAGAGCAATCTTCAGAAACCTTGTCATCGCGGCTGCTGGTGAGTTTCCAAGCGACTGTCCCAGCGAGCAAGCGGCTAAGGAATGGGCAAAGTTGCGCCAAGGCCGGTTCTCATCCGTCTTGGACGATTCTGTGACCCATCTCATTTGCACGAACGAAGAGTTCAAGAACAGGCAAAAGAACCATCGAA TCAAGATTGCAGAAAAAGACAAGAGGAAGATCCACATCATCAACTGGGACTGGTACAGGTTCTCTTGCACCCACAACAAGAAGCTTCGTGAGCGAGACTTTGATTTCTCCGCCACGAGagccaaggagaaggaaaagttCAGAAAGGAGCGAGAATTGGAACAGAGGGCCCGCAACTCCATGAAGGGAGAGAAATGGATCAATCCAG ATCTTTATCATGTCTGCACTGACAAGAGTTTCTTCGAGTACAAGATTGAACTCTTCAGAACTtcggaggacgaggacggggcTCATCACGAGAAGTACCAACTCTAC CTGTTTGAATCCCACGCCAAGCCGCACCTCTACTGGTTTGGTGTCAAGTTTCTCAAAAAAAAGGACAATGGCAGGTGGTGGCCACATGCCTCCGAGCGCACCAGCCCGACACCAGGAAACCTCCAGCAACAGTTCCAGCAGTTCCTGAAATTCTTCGAGCTCAAAACCAGTATTCGCTGGTGGGACAGAATCATCAAGGCTGGAACGCGTGAGAAAATCTTCTTCAACTACTCGCCGCCG ACTCGAGGCAAGCCTGTCGGAGGCGGTATGAAGGGAGACATGTACGATAAGTGTCTCAAGAGTAACAAAGGCTGGTTCCATCGCTGGGCAGATCTGTTTGGGGATGACCTGCCAGCCGATCTCCAAATTGAGGATGCGGCTAAAAAGATACTGGACGATACTATTGACGAATCGTGCGCATTTCTAGAAGCAGCTTCACTTCTTGGTGATGAGGAGTCCGTCCAAGCATCACAAGAAACCTACGGAGGCAACATCCCGGGTGCTTCTGCTGATAGCAAGGTTTGGGATGAGCCCCATGAGAATAGCGTCATGGACAGCGACTCTAAAGTGCACGAATATAAAGGCACCTTGTAA
- a CDS encoding Putative N-(5'phosphoribosyl) anthranilate isomerase (PRAI) domain, aldolase-type TIM barrel → MPSLDIIDHSPHHPDPSPPIPTASNLILIDNYDSFTWNVYQYLILEGANVTVFRNDKITLAELIDKKPTQLIISPGPGHPTTDSGVSRDAIKHFSGKIPIFGVCMGQQCIFDVYGGEVGSAGEWLHGKTSPLTHDAKGVYAGLRQGLPVTRYHSLAGTRVTLPSCLEVTSWVATEDGSPGIIQGVRHKEYTIEGVQFHPESILTAEGRTMLRNFLQLQGGTWEENAQLQKGSATNGGATKTAASAPTASKKNNILQQIYAHRKASVTAQKLIPSQRPADLQAAYDLNAAPPLVPFVDRLRQTPFDVSLMAEIKRASPSKGVFDININAPTQARKYALAGASVISVLTEPEWFKGSIEDLRAVRQVLNGMPNRPAILRKEFIFEEYQILEARLAGADTVLLIVKMLETELLERLYKYSLSLGMEPLVEVQTAEEMTTALKLGSKAIGVNNRNLESFEVDMNTTSRLRSMVPENTIICALSGINSHKDVILCKNDGVNAVLVGEAIVRAPDTTKFIRELCSGTDAEAESVATHPLFVKICGTRTPEAALEAVKSGADLVGICLVPGAKRCISDETAAAISEAVHSFTPSSTRAPSSVPTESATDYYTASVARLSSPRPLLAGIFQNQPLDEVLEKQKRFSLDIVQLHGIEPIEWANLIPVPVIRAFKPGNIGIGLRGYHTIPLLDSGAGSGKLIDVSSVKDILAKDAELQVFLAGGLNPDNVLDAVKAVGEFSNRILGVDVSSGVEDDGKQSLEKIRLFVKNAKSFR, encoded by the coding sequence ATGCCGTCTTTGGACATTATCGATCACTCACCCCACCATCCGGACCCCTCGCCACCTATTCCGACGGCCTCTAACTTGATTTTGATTGACAACTACGACTCTTTCACCTGGAACGTTTATCAGTATCTCATCCTCGAAGGCGCGAACGTGACTGTCTTCAGAAATGATAAGATCACTCTGGCAGAGCTGATCGACAAGAAGCCGACACAGCTGATCATCAGCCCTGGGCCTGGACATCCCACTACCGACTCTGGGGTTAGTCGAGATGCCATTAAGCACTTTTCCGGCAAGATTCCCATATTCGGCGTATGCATGGGACAGCAGTGCATTTTTGACGTCTATGGAGGCGAGGTTGGGTCCGCGGGAGAATGGCTCCACGGCAAGACGTCTCCTTTGACGCATGATGCTAAGGGTGTTTACGCTGGTCTGCGTCAAGGTCTTCCGGTCACTCGATACCACTCACTCGCCGGCACCCGTGTTACCCTTCCGAGCTGCCTGGAAGTCACTTCTTGGGTTGCAACAGAGGACGGGTCTCCCGGGATCATTCAAGGCGTGCGGCACAAGGAGTACACCATCGAGGGCGTCCAATTCCACCCGGAGAGTATTCTCACCGCCGAGGGTCGCACAATGCTCCGCAACTTCTTGCAGCTTCAAGGCGGTACTTGGGAGGAGAATGCCCAACTCCAGAAGGGCTCTGCAACCAACGGCGGTGCCACCAAGACCGCGGCTTCTGCGCCGACTGCGAGCAAGAAAAACAACATCTTGCAACAAATCTACGCCCACCGTAAGGCTTCAGTTACCGCTCAGAAACTTATTCCCTCACAAAGACCTGCGGACCTGCAGGCTGCCTACGATCTCAATGCCGCCCCACCCCTGGTCCCATTCGTTGACCGTTTGCGCCAAACTCCATTCGATGTGTCCCTTATGGCAGAGATCAAACGAGCTTCGCCTTCGAAGGGTGTTTTCGACATCAATATCAACGCTCCGACCCAGGCCCGAAAATACGCCCTTGCAGGCGCCAGTGTTATCTCCGTTCTGACTGAGCCTGAGTGGTTCAAGGGGAGCATTGAGGACCTTCGGGCCGTGAGACAAGTCTTGAACGGCATGCCCAATAGACCGGCAATCCTTCGCAAGGAGTTCATTTTTGAGGAGTACCAGATCCTCGAAGCTAGACTAGCCGGTGCCGACACGGTTCTGCTAATCGTTAAGATGTTGGAGACAGAACTGCTGGAGAGGTTGTACAAGTACTCTCTCTCCTTGGGAATGGAGCCGCTGGTCGAGGTTCAGACTGCCGAAGAGATGACGACTGCTTTGAAGCTTGGTTCCAAGGCTATCGGCGTCAATAATCGCAATCTGGAGAGTTTCGAAGTCGACATGAACACAACAAGCAGACTGAGAAGCATGGTCCCGGAGAATACCATCATCTGCGCTCTCAGCGGCATAAACAGTCACAAGGACGTCATCTTGTGCAAAAACGATGGGGTCAATGCTGTGCTCGTTGGAGAAGCCATCGTCAGAGCACCAGATACAACAAAGTTCATCAGAGAATTGTGCTCGGGAaccgatgccgaggccgaatCAGTCGCGACCCATCCACTGTTCGTCAAAATTTGCGGTACACGAACCCCCGAGGCTGCCCTCGAGGCTGTGAAATCCGGTGCTGACCTTGTCGGCATTTGTCTGGTTCCGGGAGCAAAACGTTGCATATCAGAtgagacggcggcggcgatctctGAGGCAGTGCACTCCTTCACACCCTCGAGCACACGCGCGCCATCAAGCGTACCTACAGAGTCTGCCACAGACTATTATACAGCTTCTGTTGCCAGACTGTCAAGCCCCCGTCCTCTTCTCGCTGGAATCTTCCAGAATCAACCCCTGGATGAGGTGCTAGAGAAGCAAAAGCGCTTCAGCCTGGACATTGTTCAGCTCCACGGGATTGAACCCATCGAATGGGCAAATCTTATCCCTGTCCCCGTCATCCGGGCCTTCAAGCCTGGCAATATCGGCATCGGTCTGCGCGGCTACCACACGATCCCCTTACTTGACTCCGGTGCTGGCTCCGGCAAGCTTATTGACGTCTCTAGCGTCAAAGATATACTTGCAAAAGACGCCGAACTTCAAGTCTTTCTTGCTGGTGGCCTGAACCCTGACAACGTGCTTGACGCGGTCAAGGCTGTGGGTGAGTTCAGCAACCGCATCTTGGGCGTCGACGTCAGCAGTGGGGTAGAGGATGACGGCAAGCAAAGCCTGGAGAAAATCAGATTGTTCGTCAAGAATGCGAAAAGCTTTCGATAG